The Flavobacteriales bacterium genome includes a window with the following:
- a CDS encoding sigma 54-interacting transcriptional regulator — protein MKKVLISWMAKENDFDKESGAVRSNGPTCSIHQHHYQYDEHILLTSSKSSSEDIRYQHLVTYLRRSFGNQIVECAMGINDVIDLSEILAKVTSLLLKYRNSEITVFISPGTPSMQVAWYLSHYSLGLNMKLFQMRRPEHSENAIPKQIWVKMELSSYISSAIIRQDELDKKFPSAHIITGILKPIYAKAERIASTDQVRVLILGDTGTGKEQVARFIHDNSPRKQKAFIKVNCSAIGDNLLESRLFGYVKGAFTGADKNEDGIFHASDGGTVFLDEIGDISPYMQQSLLRFLQEGEIQRVGSSRPEKVNVRVLTATNRDLYAKSSNGSFRQDLYYRLSVCELIMPSLRSYPLSEKEEIFTHIWRKSVQILGKRAPKLPSPLKRTLIEHTYPGNFRELENTLLGIIAESSDIVRKENIPRRILQPIGTDSVKLEEVVKSHIKMVYLEYGENAVRTARALGVSVNTVKKKLGEAR, from the coding sequence ATGAAAAAAGTATTGATTTCTTGGATGGCCAAGGAGAATGATTTCGATAAAGAGAGTGGAGCGGTCAGGTCTAATGGCCCCACATGTTCAATACATCAACACCATTATCAATATGACGAGCACATCCTGCTTACCTCGTCTAAAAGTTCGTCTGAAGATATTCGGTACCAGCATCTTGTAACCTACTTGAGGCGTTCTTTCGGCAATCAGATTGTTGAATGTGCCATGGGAATTAATGACGTGATAGACCTGAGTGAAATACTTGCGAAGGTTACAAGTCTTCTCTTGAAGTATCGCAATAGTGAGATTACCGTTTTCATATCTCCGGGCACTCCATCAATGCAAGTGGCCTGGTATCTCTCCCATTATAGTTTGGGACTTAATATGAAACTCTTCCAAATGCGTAGACCTGAACATAGCGAAAACGCTATTCCTAAACAGATATGGGTTAAAATGGAGTTGTCGTCCTACATTTCCTCTGCTATAATCAGACAAGATGAGTTGGACAAGAAATTCCCTTCCGCCCATATTATAACAGGGATCTTGAAGCCCATTTATGCCAAAGCTGAGCGAATAGCTTCCACTGATCAGGTCCGAGTTCTGATACTAGGAGATACAGGAACAGGAAAAGAACAAGTCGCTCGGTTTATTCATGACAACTCACCAAGGAAGCAGAAGGCGTTCATAAAGGTGAATTGTTCAGCCATAGGTGATAATCTTTTGGAAAGCAGGCTGTTCGGTTACGTAAAGGGTGCCTTTACAGGTGCTGACAAGAATGAAGATGGGATTTTTCATGCCTCGGATGGCGGAACAGTCTTCCTTGACGAGATTGGAGACATCAGTCCGTACATGCAACAATCTCTATTGCGATTCCTTCAAGAAGGAGAAATACAGCGGGTCGGTTCATCTAGACCCGAAAAAGTGAACGTCCGAGTATTGACTGCAACCAATCGTGACCTATACGCAAAGTCCAGCAATGGCAGCTTTCGTCAGGACCTGTATTACAGGTTGTCAGTTTGTGAGTTAATCATGCCATCATTGAGGTCGTATCCTCTGAGTGAAAAGGAGGAAATTTTCACCCACATATGGAGAAAGTCAGTTCAAATTCTAGGTAAACGTGCTCCAAAACTGCCAAGCCCATTGAAAAGAACATTAATAGAACACACTTACCCTGGGAATTTCAGAGAGTTAGAAAATACTCTTTTAGGGATAATTGCAGAAAGCTCTGACATTGTGCGAAAAGAAAATATTCCTAGAAGAATTCTTCAGCCAATTGGCACCGACTCAGTCAAACTCGAGGAGGTGGTAAAATCACATATAAAAATGGTTTATTTAGAATACGGTGAAAATGCGGTTCGAACGGCACGTGCTTTAGGTGTCAGTGTTAACACTGTAAAGAAAAAATTAGGCGAGGCTCGGTAA
- a CDS encoding protein phosphatase 2C domain-containing protein: MSQEGLMHKESSIGNQDSASIYIGKRLLVGTIADGCTSGTNLNGHSFNQVGAYFLSFLGVRIARRIVLKNKVSLAGFPLEFERLINYRLARTINAVHPWKFERKQFLNNLMSSTLTVFVITEKYYVILNCGDGDVFINGNRMTVTSSSGKYLSNNFVEFNSGDEEALVSMKIVGSGNTKNLDSLLIATDGLLDTDVLETPEFGSFFFDSKIVGLKNGFQDRRREFQKRVVKEVLKKKEGRDWPTDDATFISVIRTNTDKKT, encoded by the coding sequence ATGAGCCAGGAAGGATTGATGCATAAAGAAAGTAGTATCGGAAATCAGGATTCTGCAAGCATCTATATTGGAAAAAGACTTCTAGTAGGAACTATCGCTGACGGTTGTACGAGTGGGACAAATCTCAATGGTCACTCGTTCAATCAGGTAGGTGCCTATTTCCTTAGTTTTCTTGGTGTCCGAATTGCACGCAGGATTGTTTTGAAGAATAAAGTTTCGCTGGCTGGTTTTCCATTAGAGTTTGAGAGACTTATAAATTATCGGTTAGCTCGAACCATCAACGCAGTACACCCTTGGAAGTTTGAAAGGAAACAGTTTTTGAATAATCTGATGTCATCCACTCTGACGGTTTTTGTTATCACAGAGAAATATTACGTCATTCTTAATTGTGGTGATGGTGATGTCTTTATCAACGGGAATCGGATGACGGTAACTAGTTCTTCTGGGAAATACTTATCCAACAATTTCGTTGAATTCAATAGTGGAGATGAGGAAGCTTTGGTATCAATGAAAATAGTAGGTAGTGGGAATACAAAGAATCTGGATAGTCTACTTATTGCCACGGATGGCCTTCTAGACACGGATGTATTGGAAACTCCAGAGTTCGGCTCTTTCTTTTTTGACTCGAAAATAGTAGGATTAAAGAATGGGTTTCAAGATAGAAGGAGAGAATTTCAAAAAAGGGTTGTTAAGGAGGTGCTGAAGAAGAAGGAAGGGCGTGATTGGCCTACCGATGATGCAACTTTTATTTCTGTTATTAGAACTAATACTGATAAGAAAACATGA
- a CDS encoding site-specific integrase — protein MAHVKLHLDKRYSDNADTYPLVLQVAHKGKTRTIPLDIRLLPKQWNAKAQSVSGIDNYKRLQSRLEATVQKANIYLESNALELRVMNISDIKTELTIAIKRGGNTTADTVQKVRYTQSTEGTLQNWGQLLIGRALATNRVGKASWYRDGIHAFIKFNKGKDITLIEINEQFLEEFKVWAETEIEGVKRLWQPNTTGVYMRAVRAIINQSIKEKRNFVPSDFQPFRIVGIPYETKEVDSISSTDIANLRRLELEQGSDLWKARARFLFMFNCQGMNFVDLAKLLVSDRVGQFISYERTKTIRKRKNKRIDVALTREAASIWEYFTRGKNPHDLAFDIYDVEQVNNGIRAINAKTKSSNTKVTERNRRRRALKKQNSNLEMLAGMAGIGKKITTYDARYGWVNAALDANVSEEIIGKGLGHGHPGITRVYFEERHKKSSLDVRLNELITGN, from the coding sequence ATGGCACATGTAAAACTTCATCTAGACAAGCGTTATTCAGATAACGCGGACACCTATCCACTCGTTCTTCAAGTAGCACACAAAGGTAAGACACGAACAATTCCCCTTGATATACGATTGCTACCGAAGCAATGGAATGCAAAGGCACAATCGGTATCTGGTATCGATAACTACAAACGTCTTCAAAGTCGTCTTGAGGCGACCGTTCAAAAAGCGAATATCTATTTGGAATCGAATGCTTTAGAGCTCCGAGTAATGAACATTTCAGATATTAAGACCGAACTCACCATTGCTATAAAGAGGGGAGGAAACACTACTGCGGACACGGTCCAAAAAGTCCGTTACACACAGTCAACCGAGGGAACACTTCAGAATTGGGGGCAGCTGCTCATTGGTCGTGCGTTAGCAACAAACCGAGTAGGCAAAGCCAGTTGGTATCGAGACGGAATACATGCCTTTATCAAATTCAATAAAGGGAAAGACATCACGCTCATTGAAATCAACGAGCAATTCTTAGAAGAATTCAAGGTCTGGGCAGAAACTGAAATTGAAGGTGTAAAACGTCTTTGGCAACCCAATACTACAGGTGTATACATGCGAGCGGTTCGAGCAATAATAAACCAGTCAATAAAGGAGAAAAGAAACTTTGTTCCTTCTGATTTTCAACCCTTCCGAATCGTTGGTATTCCGTACGAAACCAAAGAGGTTGATTCCATTTCTTCAACTGATATAGCAAACCTGAGAAGACTTGAATTAGAACAAGGATCTGACCTCTGGAAAGCCCGTGCCCGCTTTCTCTTCATGTTTAATTGCCAAGGAATGAACTTTGTTGATTTAGCTAAACTTCTCGTGTCAGATAGAGTGGGGCAGTTCATTTCCTACGAACGAACCAAAACCATCCGAAAGCGAAAGAACAAACGGATTGATGTCGCTCTCACCAGAGAAGCAGCAAGCATTTGGGAATACTTCACGCGAGGCAAGAATCCGCATGACCTTGCTTTTGATATTTATGATGTAGAGCAAGTGAACAACGGTATTCGAGCCATCAACGCAAAAACAAAATCATCAAATACCAAAGTCACTGAGCGTAATAGACGAAGAAGGGCATTAAAGAAGCAAAACAGCAATCTTGAAATGCTTGCTGGAATGGCAGGAATAGGGAAGAAGATAACCACGTATGACGCAAGGTACGGATGGGTTAATGCTGCTCTTGATGCAAATGTTTCCGAAGAAATAATCGGAAAAGGTTTGGGTCATGGGCATCCTGGTATTACAAGGGTATATTTCGAAGAACGTCATAAGAAATCGAGCCTAGATGTTCGGCTCAATGAGCTGATTACTGGGAATTAG
- a CDS encoding glycerophosphodiester phosphodiesterase yields MKNYLLVGLFATTLWSCGDKQNTANSGEVVELEEEKSINVNFDLQGHRGARGLFPENSIEGFLAAVELQVNTVEMDVVVTKDGKVVVSHEPWVSSVICWGLEDKPVPEGKGLVIYQMTYDQLTNYNCGSQVHPDFPLQAKMATFKPLLSDVITEVEANASALELEPLKYSIEIKSTPEGDGVFHPAPKEFCELVLNVIKQGNIKDRAIIQSFDVRALQAMKQLEPSIPVALLISETDGFEKDLEKLGFTPEIYSPNFHLVNEQLVNSCKQNGIKLIPWTVNEEEDMVELLEMGVDGLITDYPDVALTLKM; encoded by the coding sequence ATGAAGAATTACTTATTAGTGGGACTGTTTGCGACAACTTTATGGAGCTGTGGCGATAAGCAGAATACCGCCAATTCCGGTGAAGTGGTTGAATTGGAAGAAGAAAAATCGATCAATGTGAACTTCGACCTTCAAGGACACAGAGGAGCGAGAGGATTATTTCCGGAGAACAGTATCGAAGGTTTTCTTGCTGCAGTAGAATTGCAGGTGAACACCGTTGAGATGGATGTAGTGGTAACGAAAGATGGGAAAGTGGTGGTTTCGCACGAGCCTTGGGTGAGTTCGGTGATATGCTGGGGACTGGAAGACAAGCCTGTTCCTGAAGGAAAAGGTCTGGTTATTTACCAAATGACATACGATCAGCTGACCAATTACAACTGCGGAAGCCAAGTTCATCCTGATTTTCCGCTGCAAGCGAAAATGGCAACATTTAAACCGCTACTAAGTGATGTGATCACTGAAGTGGAAGCCAACGCATCGGCATTGGAGTTGGAACCTCTGAAATACAGCATTGAAATAAAGAGTACACCTGAAGGAGATGGCGTTTTCCATCCAGCTCCGAAGGAATTCTGCGAGTTGGTTCTGAACGTGATCAAGCAAGGAAACATTAAGGACAGAGCGATTATTCAATCGTTTGATGTGCGGGCATTGCAGGCAATGAAACAATTGGAACCTTCCATTCCTGTGGCGCTGCTGATTTCGGAAACGGATGGATTTGAAAAGGACCTAGAAAAGCTTGGTTTTACACCTGAAATCTACAGTCCGAATTTTCATTTGGTGAATGAGCAACTGGTGAATTCGTGCAAGCAGAATGGAATTAAACTTATTCCGTGGACGGTGAACGAGGAAGAAGATATGGTTGAATTGCTGGAGATGGGTGTTGATGGCCTCATTACCGATTATCCGGATGTGGCCTTAACGCTGAAAATGTGA
- a CDS encoding MmcQ/YjbR family DNA-binding protein → MNIEELRIFCLSLKGVEEGFPFGEETLVFKVMGKIFCLCGLENNPVRCNLKCDPERAIELREEYSGVIPGYHMNKQHWNTIVFDGSFSDELAKQWIIDSYDLIAASLPKQLKAELAAL, encoded by the coding sequence ATGAACATTGAAGAATTGCGGATTTTCTGCCTATCGCTGAAGGGTGTTGAAGAGGGTTTTCCGTTTGGAGAAGAAACGTTGGTGTTTAAAGTGATGGGGAAGATCTTCTGTCTGTGTGGATTGGAAAACAATCCGGTGCGATGCAATTTGAAGTGCGATCCTGAACGTGCGATTGAACTGAGAGAAGAATATTCAGGAGTGATTCCGGGTTATCACATGAACAAGCAGCATTGGAATACGATTGTTTTTGACGGGTCGTTTTCGGATGAATTGGCGAAGCAATGGATCATTGATTCGTATGATCTGATTGCCGCATCTTTGCCCAAACAACTAAAGGCTGAACTTGCAGCACTGTGA
- a CDS encoding DUF502 domain-containing protein, translating into MKSFLRKSAGYFLQGLLFITPIGVTVFVIVWFVNLLDDLFAPVFEGLLPYHIPGFGLLFAFFWLALLGYLIAHLVSRSAETWFDGLMKRAPLVKVIYFSVKDLITVFFGKEDKMGKPVKVLVQRDPAQYKFGFVTRHDMTDYKLSEEFISVYMPFSYGVMGNQMAVRKEDVEYLDLPSSEVMKFIVSGGVVQKNDADSSNTTK; encoded by the coding sequence ATGAAAAGTTTCCTTCGAAAATCGGCCGGTTATTTCCTTCAAGGACTGTTGTTCATTACGCCAATTGGCGTGACGGTATTCGTAATCGTCTGGTTCGTGAACTTGCTAGATGACCTTTTTGCACCCGTGTTTGAAGGTTTGCTTCCTTATCACATTCCTGGATTTGGACTTCTATTTGCGTTTTTTTGGCTGGCGCTGCTTGGATATTTGATCGCTCATTTGGTTTCTCGATCGGCCGAAACGTGGTTCGATGGACTGATGAAACGTGCGCCATTGGTGAAGGTGATCTATTTTTCTGTAAAAGATCTGATCACGGTTTTCTTCGGGAAAGAAGACAAAATGGGCAAACCAGTGAAAGTGCTGGTGCAACGTGATCCTGCTCAGTACAAGTTTGGTTTTGTGACGCGCCACGACATGACGGATTACAAACTGAGCGAAGAATTCATTTCCGTTTACATGCCTTTTTCGTACGGAGTAATGGGAAATCAGATGGCGGTCAGAAAGGAGGATGTGGAATATCTTGACCTACCCTCTTCCGAAGTGATGAAATTCATTGTATCGGGCGGTGTGGTTCAGAAGAACGATGCCGACAGCTCAAATACCACGAAGTAG
- a CDS encoding uroporphyrinogen-III synthase, whose product MKRSIFISRSLTGNSLLLAFLQENDWEFHGQSLIHVEPIPFRIDAEFDWIFIASSNGAKILLNSYSIPETTKVGVVGEATAKAVKNFGIFPDFIGKTGNMNELGDLLARTIGRGSVLFVGADGGSEKIRSAIPANQRTFLPIYRTILKDDIDIPETEIVYLTSPSNAKSYSNNASLKGKTVIAIGHTTADFLAVQGIRNVLIPASPKEEDVIKLLRGI is encoded by the coding sequence TTGAAACGCTCCATTTTCATATCGAGAAGTCTTACTGGAAACAGTTTGCTTCTCGCATTTCTTCAAGAAAACGATTGGGAATTCCATGGTCAATCGCTCATTCATGTAGAACCCATTCCGTTTAGAATTGATGCTGAATTCGATTGGATTTTCATCGCCAGTTCCAATGGCGCAAAGATTCTATTGAATTCATATTCCATTCCCGAAACCACCAAAGTCGGTGTGGTTGGAGAAGCCACGGCAAAAGCCGTCAAGAATTTTGGAATCTTCCCAGATTTCATAGGCAAAACAGGCAACATGAACGAGTTGGGTGATCTGCTTGCCCGAACAATTGGCCGTGGTTCTGTGCTGTTTGTTGGTGCCGATGGAGGTTCGGAAAAGATCCGTTCGGCCATTCCTGCCAACCAGAGAACATTTCTTCCGATCTATAGAACCATTCTGAAAGACGATATCGACATTCCGGAGACGGAAATTGTCTATTTGACAAGTCCTTCAAATGCAAAATCGTATTCGAACAATGCTTCTTTGAAAGGAAAAACCGTCATTGCCATTGGGCACACTACGGCAGATTTTCTGGCTGTACAAGGAATTAGGAATGTGCTCATTCCTGCATCGCCAAAAGAAGAAGATGTGATAAAACTACTTCGTGGTATTTGA
- the hemC gene encoding hydroxymethylbilane synthase, giving the protein MSRKIIIGSRGSDLALWQAHHVEAQLKALGQEVEIKIIKTQGDIIQHLSFDKMEGKGFFTKELEEKLLSGEIDLAVHSHKDLPTEHPEGLIIAAVSEREDPSDMLLIRKVKSDASQKWQLPLNAVIGTSSARRKSQLLHFRKDVEIKDLRGNVPTRINKLREGNYDAIMLASAGVERLKLDLSEFDVVKLDPTEFIPAPAQGVLGLQIRQNDAETAEIVGKLNDHNVARRIGVERRILNLFEGGCQMPLGAYCVEHNGQLKVRACVADAWDAPVRISENIGSDVETLAQETVASLKA; this is encoded by the coding sequence ATGAGTAGAAAGATAATTATCGGTTCGAGAGGAAGTGATCTTGCATTGTGGCAAGCCCATCATGTAGAAGCTCAGTTGAAAGCGCTCGGACAGGAAGTTGAGATCAAGATCATCAAAACGCAAGGCGATATCATTCAGCATTTGAGTTTTGATAAGATGGAAGGCAAAGGCTTTTTTACCAAGGAATTGGAAGAAAAATTGCTTTCTGGAGAGATCGATCTTGCGGTTCATTCGCACAAAGATCTGCCAACCGAACATCCCGAAGGATTGATCATTGCAGCTGTTTCTGAGCGCGAAGATCCGTCAGATATGTTGCTCATTAGAAAAGTGAAATCGGATGCTTCGCAGAAATGGCAACTGCCGCTGAATGCTGTCATTGGAACCTCATCAGCCAGACGGAAATCACAACTTCTTCACTTCAGAAAAGATGTGGAGATAAAAGATCTGCGAGGGAATGTTCCTACAAGGATCAACAAGCTTCGCGAAGGAAATTATGATGCTATCATGCTTGCATCGGCAGGTGTGGAACGCTTAAAATTGGATCTTTCTGAATTCGATGTAGTGAAATTGGATCCAACCGAATTCATTCCAGCACCAGCGCAAGGCGTACTTGGTTTACAGATTCGCCAAAACGATGCGGAAACGGCTGAGATTGTCGGAAAATTGAATGACCATAACGTGGCCAGAAGAATAGGAGTGGAGCGCAGAATACTGAACCTGTTCGAAGGCGGTTGTCAGATGCCGCTTGGAGCTTATTGCGTTGAGCATAACGGCCAACTGAAGGTACGCGCTTGTGTGGCCGATGCTTGGGATGCGCCCGTTCGTATCTCCGAAAATATCGGTTCCGATGTGGAAACTCTCGCACAAGAAACAGTTGCTTCTCTCAAAGCTTGA
- the hemA gene encoding glutamyl-tRNA reductase translates to MEHFKTIAFTHKTTELKDIGRLHIEDDALEARLSNLKASLGLEELLYVSTCNRVEFMMISEHELDEPFRRKFFAAFNPEWNSTDIDWATNHSRTFEGEKSLQHLYYVSSSIDSLVVGEREIITQVREAYEKCQKLGLTGDRLRLLVRSAIETAKLIYTQTQIAQNPVSVVSLAYRKMREVEIDHPPHIVIIGAGQTNQTMALYLKKAPFGKVTVFNRTLAKAEELAASLKGNAFPLSELKDFNEPFDILISCTGASQPIINNRLYRQLIGSDLSQKVVVDLAVPSDIELEVLRKNNIHYIGIENLKEEARKNLEQRQKELEVCKRLINDKMNEFDRLLRERKVELSMKEIPKVVKEIRERAINQVFNKELEALDPKSREVLEKMMEYMEKKYISVPMKMAKEIMLKG, encoded by the coding sequence ATGGAGCATTTTAAAACCATCGCATTTACGCACAAAACCACCGAGTTGAAAGACATTGGTCGGTTGCACATCGAAGACGATGCTTTGGAAGCTCGGCTTTCTAATTTGAAAGCATCGCTTGGGTTGGAGGAACTGCTTTACGTTTCGACTTGTAACCGAGTTGAATTCATGATGATCTCGGAGCATGAGTTGGACGAGCCTTTCCGAAGGAAATTCTTTGCTGCTTTTAATCCAGAATGGAATTCAACCGACATTGATTGGGCTACCAACCACAGCAGAACCTTTGAAGGCGAAAAGTCGCTTCAGCATCTTTATTACGTGTCAAGTTCCATCGATTCGCTTGTGGTGGGCGAACGCGAGATCATCACACAAGTTCGCGAAGCCTATGAAAAATGCCAGAAACTGGGTCTGACCGGAGATCGATTGCGCTTGCTGGTCCGCTCGGCTATTGAAACGGCCAAGCTCATTTACACACAAACGCAGATCGCGCAGAATCCGGTTTCGGTGGTGTCTTTGGCGTATCGTAAAATGCGCGAAGTGGAAATCGATCATCCGCCACATATTGTCATTATTGGTGCGGGACAGACCAATCAGACCATGGCACTGTATCTAAAAAAAGCGCCATTCGGAAAGGTGACGGTTTTCAACCGAACCTTGGCAAAGGCTGAGGAGTTGGCCGCATCGCTGAAAGGAAACGCATTTCCGTTGAGTGAATTGAAGGATTTCAACGAGCCTTTCGATATTCTGATCAGCTGTACGGGCGCTTCGCAGCCCATTATCAACAATCGTCTTTATCGGCAGTTGATCGGTTCTGACCTTTCTCAAAAGGTGGTGGTTGATCTGGCTGTTCCTTCCGACATTGAATTAGAAGTGCTTCGGAAGAACAATATCCATTACATCGGCATCGAAAATCTGAAGGAGGAAGCACGCAAGAATCTGGAACAACGACAAAAGGAACTGGAGGTTTGCAAGCGGCTCATCAACGATAAGATGAACGAATTTGACCGTTTGCTACGCGAGCGGAAAGTGGAACTTTCGATGAAGGAAATTCCGAAAGTGGTGAAGGAAATCCGTGAGCGTGCCATCAATCAGGTTTTTAATAAAGAGTTGGAAGCATTGGACCCAAAATCGCGTGAGGTTTTGGAGAAAATGATGGAATACATGGAGAAGAAATACATCAGTGTGCCCATGAAAATGGCTAAAGAGATCATGTTAAAAGGATGA
- the mscL gene encoding large-conductance mechanosensitive channel protein MscL codes for MLKEFKEFAMKGNVMDMAIGIIIGGAFGKIVASFVSDVLMPPLGLLIGGMDFKDLKFVLSEAVMGADGVETAAAVSINYGNFIQVTFDFLIVAFAIFLMVKAMNAAKKKEEAAPAAPAAPPAPSNEEVLLGEIRDLLKK; via the coding sequence ATGCTAAAAGAGTTTAAAGAGTTTGCCATGAAAGGCAATGTAATGGACATGGCCATCGGTATCATTATCGGAGGTGCATTTGGGAAAATAGTAGCCTCGTTTGTGTCCGATGTGCTAATGCCTCCATTGGGGTTGTTGATCGGTGGAATGGATTTCAAGGATTTGAAATTCGTACTTTCTGAAGCAGTTATGGGAGCTGATGGAGTTGAAACTGCAGCAGCTGTATCTATCAACTACGGCAATTTCATCCAAGTAACATTCGATTTTCTGATCGTAGCATTTGCCATTTTCTTGATGGTAAAAGCCATGAATGCTGCCAAGAAGAAAGAAGAAGCTGCACCAGCTGCGCCTGCTGCTCCACCAGCTCCTTCAAATGAAGAAGTTCTTTTGGGAGAGATCAGAGATTTACTGAAGAAATAA
- a CDS encoding DUF4105 domain-containing protein — protein MRQLLSLLLLIPFQLSAQPEITLSENSKVSLVTCGPGEELYEAFGHTAIRIYDPSLGFDAVYNYGTFDFNQPNFYWNFVQGRSMYMLDVNRYANFVRAYQYYNRSVREQFLNLTLGEKQALFDKLTWNAQEENREYLYDYFFDNCSTRPRDVINDALGGKIEFDSTFLGDDRLSIRQLTDLYIIKEQPWGDLGIDLCLGAVIDKPATSMQYMFLPEKLEEAFDHAYVLRDGERIPLVEEKQTTFQAAPVVREKSWFVPQVVFVGFLLISAVFLTIFRVAKRSTRIFDGLLFMATSFIGWNAIFLWFFTNHFSADYNWNILWSLPTNAIFGYALMKKERSKWTRTYALFLILLYAGLLVGWNYVPQLLHYSLRFLVVLLLFVAVGVFRTSSPKQ, from the coding sequence ATGCGACAGCTTCTTTCCCTCCTTCTTCTTATTCCGTTTCAATTATCTGCTCAACCGGAAATCACGCTTTCTGAAAACAGCAAAGTGAGTTTGGTAACCTGCGGGCCAGGCGAAGAATTGTACGAAGCTTTTGGTCACACGGCCATCCGAATCTATGATCCCAGCCTTGGTTTTGATGCGGTTTACAACTACGGAACCTTCGATTTCAATCAACCGAATTTCTATTGGAACTTCGTTCAAGGACGTTCGATGTATATGCTGGATGTGAACCGATACGCCAATTTTGTCAGGGCTTATCAGTATTACAACCGTTCGGTTCGAGAGCAATTCTTGAATTTGACCTTAGGCGAAAAACAGGCTTTGTTTGATAAGCTTACGTGGAACGCACAAGAAGAAAACCGGGAATATCTCTACGATTATTTCTTCGACAATTGCTCTACGCGTCCGCGCGATGTGATCAATGACGCATTGGGCGGGAAAATTGAATTTGATTCGACCTTTTTGGGAGATGATCGACTTTCGATTCGTCAGCTCACCGATCTCTACATCATCAAGGAACAGCCTTGGGGCGATCTTGGAATCGATCTTTGTTTAGGTGCGGTGATTGATAAACCTGCCACTTCCATGCAATACATGTTCCTTCCGGAAAAACTGGAAGAGGCTTTTGATCATGCATACGTTTTGCGTGATGGAGAACGCATTCCGCTTGTGGAAGAAAAACAGACAACGTTCCAAGCTGCGCCAGTGGTCAGAGAGAAAAGTTGGTTTGTGCCGCAAGTGGTTTTCGTTGGTTTTCTGCTTATCAGTGCTGTGTTTCTCACCATTTTCCGCGTTGCAAAAAGATCAACACGCATTTTTGATGGGCTGCTTTTCATGGCAACAAGTTTTATCGGCTGGAACGCGATTTTCCTTTGGTTCTTCACCAACCATTTTTCTGCCGATTACAACTGGAACATCCTTTGGTCGTTGCCCACAAATGCCATTTTCGGATATGCGCTAATGAAGAAAGAACGTTCAAAATGGACGCGCACATATGCCCTGTTCTTAATTCTGCTCTACGCTGGACTTCTGGTCGGATGGAATTACGTGCCACAATTGTTGCACTACTCGCTCAGATTCTTGGTGGTTTTGCTCCTGTTTGTTGCCGTAGGCGTTTTCAGAACAAGCAGCCCAAAACAATAG
- a CDS encoding group III truncated hemoglobin, translating to MTALRDIETRSDIELIIREFYDKLLVDELVGFLFTEVVALDLDEHLPRLVDFWEDQLLGSNKYAGNPMRVHMDLNTKEPLKKEHFDRWLQHFNQTVDNHFSGMKAHLAKERALSIATVMQIKLVQAS from the coding sequence ATGACCGCTTTACGAGACATCGAAACGCGGTCTGACATTGAATTGATCATTCGAGAATTCTACGATAAGTTGCTGGTTGATGAACTGGTAGGCTTTCTTTTTACGGAAGTTGTAGCACTTGATCTGGATGAACATCTTCCGAGGCTTGTTGATTTTTGGGAGGATCAGCTTTTAGGATCCAATAAATATGCAGGAAATCCGATGCGCGTTCACATGGATCTGAACACAAAAGAACCTTTGAAGAAGGAGCATTTCGACCGATGGTTGCAACATTTCAACCAAACCGTTGACAATCATTTCTCAGGCATGAAAGCGCATTTGGCAAAGGAGCGCGCACTGAGCATTGCCACCGTTATGCAGATAAAGTTGGTACAAGCAAGCTGA